From the genome of Ooceraea biroi isolate clonal line C1 chromosome 10, Obir_v5.4, whole genome shotgun sequence:
AGGGAATTTTGGGAAACGAGACGGCGGATCGTTTTGCTAGAGGCCGCTGGGGACGCTTTAGACCTTATTTTaaagttgctagtgaactattttttcactatagcgattggtaattgcagtttcgaaaattctctttattgctttgcagaataaaaaatccttttccacaaatgaagtatagatagaaagaaagtccgctctacaggactttatattcaaaatggaaaaaaagttaaaaacttgcatttgtcttttctaacttttttccattttgagtataaactcctgtagagcggactttctttctatctatacttcatttgtggaaaaggattttttattctgcacaagcaataaagagaattttcgaaactgcaattaccatcgctatagtgaaaaaatagttcactagcaactccagcttccccttaaacGCACAAACGTTCGGCAATTCGcactttatatttctctccAAACAAATTCGCGAACATCTAAAAGCTGTTTTCATCGAGTGAGTTCCATTCGCCACCAATCGTGGCACTCGTGCTACGGACACTGCAAAATGGAGTGCGCATGCGTGACGAAAGGAGATgtagaggaaaagagagaacctATTGATGTCTCTTTCTAACACGCCAGGGCAGCAGCAAGGAAAATGTGCGCGGGAGCAGCACAATTGCAGGAACGTAGTAAACAATGAGAGTCATAAAAACTTATTGGCAATagttaatgttatttattaatgtattattaagtacaattattaattattattaatacattaattgcgACTTGAGATCATCTCTATGtcaaaaagatataatgaaatttatatatattgcgtaattgcatttttataataaaaataaagagataatGAAGTATActaatttgttttttgtttttttattaatatagtaataatataatataagtaatgatttaattactaaCACAAATATGTTGTAAAAATGGAATGAAAAGTAAGGTaacatattgaaaaaaataattatatcagataatatttagattaatttttgtaaaggTCTAAATGTCTCTATACTTATGTATATTTCAAATCATGTCTGGcgttaatgttattaaatataacttcTTCAAACTCTATTGTGATCAAAggtcaaaataattatttaataagacaATATTCTGACACATGTATACTTGGCATAAACATGCTTTTTGCTATACTCTGACAGACacatttaacaatatataaaagaatatacattTCTCTATACTTAAATATAGTACAATTTCTAcatgtaaaaatgaaaagtatAGTGCACAAAAGTCTTTAAGCACATAATTCTGTAAACGCAGTATCGAGAAAAATCCTATGTCAATAGAATAACTAGTAGTTGCTCAATTAGCACTTTCACAAGCGTATATTCAGTTATTGTAGACATCCGAAGGTTCCGACAGCAGATTTATTGTAGTCTGAAAATCCTCCAAGCGTACTCTTTACGTTATCCTGGCAGTGCTTCTTGATTTGTCCCTGACAATGGAATGGAAATTACAATGcaattaaatgaaaagtaaACTGTCCTAACTTTGttagtttattattacatttatcaaGTACACATATCtcaattatttcaagatatcaAGAGATcaagtaattaatatcattgcAATAAccaatttaataaagtttacatatctagattcataaattaatgcaaatcaGTGAATGAAATCGATGTTGTTACTTTACTACTACTTTATGTATGcttaattttatagccaatatttatgcaagTTAACAGGATTTGTTATAGTGAAATTGTAAGTTGTCAAActtcattaaattatgattaaaataatataataatataatattaatataggtTAAAAATCcacttatatttttcttctcgcgcACAACACAGCTGTAAATCATTAACTCACTTCACACACTACACACTGCACTACACTATTATGCTGCTGATCACACAACGCGTCAACATACACGTATAAACTGCGTTAAAATTGGCGCCTATCTTCTGTTAGAAAAAGAGGTACTATCACTATCCTCTTTCCTCTAGATCTCCTTTGGTCGCGCATGCGCACTCCATTTTCGCCACGGAAAATTGGGAGAGTTGCGCTACTGTATATACTGTGGTATTACTCGAGTGCGCGACCTGTCCTAACCTGTGTCGAGGTTTGTTTACGCCTGGCTTAATAATCCAAAGGACGGTTGAAGGCGATCTTGTTCCAATCggaacaatttaaaaaaaaattgttcacGCCTCGCTGATTTAAATGGTTTACGCTTTACATGATTTCTCGTCGAGATCATTCTCGTGGAGAATATCATAGAGgacatgaaaaataaagtaacatAGAGgctatgaataataaaataacgacTCATCTGCCAGGTGAACTACACAATCAACCATTTGCTTTCTTAAATGCGCTTTCCATATGGAATTATGTATACAGAGGTGGTGGACGCACGGAAGATGAAGTAGACCGTTGACGCAAAGATGTTGTAAACTTTCAGTTGCTTCGCCGTCGTTTTCCCGCTGGATAATCGTGCTTTTGTCACTTTGTTTCGTTAACAGTTACGACGGAGACTTTGTTTTCGACGATACCGAGGCTATCGTCAATAACGATGACACGCGCGTCACCCCTTTGCGGGAGATATTCAAAAATGACTTTTGGGGTACGAGGCTGTCCCATAAACAAAGCCACAAGTCGTACAGACCTCTCACCATCTTGAGCTTCAGGTAAGGCGATCATCATTATCGTACCGGGCGTAATGCAGGACAGCTTGTCTCTTCATCCGAGAGATGAGCAAGATTGTGCTGtcaaaaaattaatctcgTTCCTCGCACGCTTCTTTCCAACAGATTACACTTTTGGCTGCGGCAAGATTCGGTGCCGCAAGACTATCACGTTGTGAATATAGCGCTGCACGGCATAAATTGCTTGCTGACTCTACTGGTGTACAATGTACTCCTGGGTCCGCGAGGACGAGACATCTCGTTTTACGCCGCAGCCTTGTTCGCGGTTCATCCGGTCCACGCGGAAGCGGTGAGAAATGTCGAAGCGTGTTGCTTGTTCGTAGTGAGGCGCAGGGAAACTAAAATCTTGCTCCGCTCTGTTTGTTGACGAAACAGGTATCTGGCATAGTAGGACGTGCCGAGTTACTGTGCACCTTGTTTACTTGGCTGTCAGTTTTGTCGTACGATCATGCGGTGCGTGCCAGGGATGCCCGGCACACGTGGGCCGCTATGGCCGGTTGTGCCGTTTGCGCGAGCGTGGCGATGCTGTGCAAAGAGACTGGAATCACTGCCATCGTGAGTAGAGAGAAATGGGGTAATCCATCCTTTATCGTATCCGATTACGTGGAAAATTAGACGCAGCTCTGGTTTTGCTTTCAGGGCATCTGCGCTATATACGATATAATCGTGATCAATAGGATACACCCGATCGACGTGATTGATCGGCTGCTTAAACGTTCCTACGTGGACGTCCGTCGGCTTTGGAAACCGGTTTGGTATAAAAGTACAGTATCGCGACTCGTGGCGCTCGTTTTCGTCGCAACGACGCTTCTATCTCTGAGATTCAGCGTCATGGGGTTCTCCACGCCAAAGTTTCAGCCGTTGGACAATCCAGCGTCGTTCATGGACAACGCGTTGCTTCGCATGCTCAATTACAATTACATCTATTGCCTGAACGTGTGGCTACTCGTGTGCCCCGTGTGGCTCTGCTTCGATTGGTCGATGGGTTGCATACCTCTCATCACCGGCTACGACCACAGACTCTGGGCCGTTGCGGTCTTCTGGTTGACGCTCGGAGCGTTGATCGCGTACGCTTTTCTCTTCCGTAGGGGTGAAACTGGAAGGTACTTCCCGTTCCTCTTTAAAGGGCATCGTTAAAATGTCGAAACGAAAAAACGCGAAGCAAGCGAGCGAAAAAGCAcacatacagggtgattcgtataaagtgaccgatttaattattagtgaaatttgaagacatgaaaaaagagtttataccgatatgttcggtacaaagggggacaccatattattttatgagtggaggcgttgaggacGTTTCAAAgtcacttcttttttttaatgggatgctgtattttttatcttataggatagtagccctttttaatataaattcaatgatacattacataaaaacattcaaggtcaatcaaggccaaaaatacatgataaaataaaattcaaatgtatgatctgtatatCCGTCCGTCGTTCGCTTTGGCTCTCAGTATGTCTAGGTCTATGTTTATGAGCTGTGTTTTCTTTGGAAACTgctattataatgttattaatacgAAGATTGTAAGGGCAAGTGATGCTTACAAACGTTGCGAGTTCCAAAGCGAACGCAGCCTTAGTATGAGATTAGTCGTAGCACTGAACGTAATggctaattacaataattcacaaattgtagacattttgataacttttggtgaatgtggaaaaaatgcagctgaaactgcaagagtattaaggggggagcctgctttagaacgttgaaaataaggtataattttacgaatttttttaagaaactaTATACAgcggattattataaaactttgatgcatttattaatacatgtttaaagataaaaaaaattattttttgatttgaatatatcgcctgtagaggtcgtcctgaaggcatcttagtgcagccggcattgtaaattggtgagcattctcccgcctccaaatttcatccaaactgaaaaattgaaatattttctcgttatttatgaattcccatcgtcgacgaacctttaatattcataaaaacattaagttaaacaattatttttgcatgaaaaagtttaagaactttgcctaaaaatcgtacttttgtgttctaagctccaccattttggcacttttcaacttttttcttctctctttggttcatcgacgatgggaattcataaataacgagaagatatttcaatttttcagtttagacgaaatttggaggcaggagaatgctcaccaatttgcaatgccggcgacgcggctgcactaagatttctccaggacgacctctacaagcgatacattcaaatcaaaaaataatttttttatctttaaacatgtactaataaacgcATCAAAGTTtgataatgatccgctgtatagtttctccaaaaacaattcgtaaaatataccttattttcagcgttctaaagcaggctccccccttaagggcatgctggagttgctagtgaactattttttcactatagcgatggtaattgcagtttcgaaaattctctttatcgcttgtgcagaataaaaaatccttttccacaaatgaagtatagatagaaagaaagtccgctctacaggactttatattcaaaatggaacaaagttagaaaagacaaatgcaagtttttaactttttgccattttgagtataaagtcctgtagagcggactttctttctatctatacttcatttgtggaaaaggattttttattctgcacaagcgataaagagaattttcgaaattgcaattaccatcgctatagtgaaaaaatagttcactagcaactccagcatccccttaaggggggagcctgctttagaacgttgaaaataaagtataattttacgaagttTTTTAAGAAACtatatacagcggatcattataaaactttgatgcatttattaatacatgtttaaagataaaaaaaattattttttgatttgaatatatcgcctgtagtgGTCGTCCTgaaggcatcttagtgcagccggcattgtaaattggtgagcattctcccgcctccaaatttcatccaaactgaaaaattgaaatattttctcgttatttatgaattcccatcgtcgatgaacctttaatattcataaaaacattaagttaaacaattatttttgcatgaaaaagttccaaaactttgcctaaaaatcgtacttttg
Proteins encoded in this window:
- the LOC105282292 gene encoding transmembrane and TPR repeat-containing protein 4 isoform X2 codes for the protein MNNKITTHLPVASPSFSRWIIVLLSLCFVNSYDGDFVFDDTEAIVNNDDTRVTPLREIFKNDFWGTRLSHKQSHKSYRPLTILSFRLHFWLRQDSVPQDYHVVNIALHGINCLLTLLVYNVLLGPRGRDISFYAAALFAVHPVHAEAVSGIVGRAELLCTLFTWLSVLSYDHAVRARDARHTWAAMAGCAVCASVAMLCKETGITAIGICAIYDIIVINRIHPIDVIDRLLKRSYVDVRRLWKPVWYKSTVSRLVALVFVATTLLSLRFSVMGFSTPKFQPLDNPASFMDNALLRMLNYNYIYCLNVWLLVCPVWLCFDWSMGCIPLITGYDHRLWAVAVFWLTLGALIAYAFLFRRGETGRYTTVGLAMLMVPFLPASNIFFNVGFVLAERTLYIPSAGYCLLVAVGLQRFSTRFVLPKESSIAYAALIALLFTRSWVRSDQWRSEKELFQSALSVCPLNAKVHYNIAKNAADAGNVDLAKLEYREALRLNPEYAQAMNNLGNLLKDNGQLSEAVGLFKEAVSLQKDFATAWMNLGIAQSALMRYEESEASYFTALRYRSNYPDCFYNLGVLYLERKQHDRALKAWINATKQKPAHRRAWTNMVLLLDDLGRTEEALETASEALKLIPDHAPIYFNIANILGKKGRYQEAEVQFKLAISKSPTDPMIYANFGVLYHRWNKLHAAEQMYRRALQLKPDLYSARNNLQKLYALKASTI